The Phalacrocorax carbo chromosome 11, bPhaCar2.1, whole genome shotgun sequence genome includes a region encoding these proteins:
- the GCNA gene encoding germ cell nuclear acidic protein isoform X2 has translation MESAALEGAQGRSPLQQRRPQVPRGGESPAAATVPTQGQCRGRAGSGRGRRPGGGPSDSCDGGSCGSSASGGRSPARVAAGSQGRRGGSYALYFSSSSDDEFEMFLARMKTPKSVSKKADTSLKDLTDDSDDFFSDFKVRKSTTKNAQKDLQTPKTLMTSGKKSTLCQELQCPEALSDTEDSVFVEGSWHDYQKGGVEDLKESWRCIKFPPPQNLKELISRGNPDLLARRKEASCGKSSENKVPTVALQQSTEVESDSSDEEFESLIERIRKRSITRKPILSTSKTVYQPSTIENIKAPCEDGQPLKGEGVKTPRPNSISLQETPSRVRVAARIPRNELVSCSQSAKTEKRLRVCSVPGCFLQDLSNPASHYVKYFKKYKEELAQKLYCLYNNTIFEQKLPEKMVIIWNKKMRKTAGYCVTGQTEGPEAKRYARIELSEKVCDSADRLRDTLVHEACHAATWLINGVRDGHGRFWRFYANKSAVIHPELPVVTRCHSYEINYRFIYECVLCKATTGRHSKSLDTERFMCTFCGGQLVLSQPTRKDGTPARTHLMPFAKYVKENYGLTKRKQHGLSHAEVMWKLSADFALKTRLQNSL, from the exons ATGGAGAGCGCCGCG CTcgagggggcacagggccgaTCGCCGCTGCAGCAGAGACGCCCGCAGGTTCCGCGGGGCGGGGagagccccgccgccgccaccgtcCCCACACAGGGCCAgtgccgggggcgggcgggaaGCGGGCGCGGGCGGCGTCCTGGCGGCGGGCCCTCAGACTCGTGCGATGGCGGCTCTTGCGGTAGTTCGGCTTCAGGTGGACGCAGCCCAGCGAGAGTGGCCGCAGGGAGCCAGGGCCGACGGGGCGGCAG CTATGCCCTGTACTTCTCTTCCAGCAGTGATGATGAATTTGAAATGT ttttaGCTAGAATGAAAACTCCCAAATCTGTTTCTAAAAAGGCAGACACAAG TTTGAAGGACTTAACTGATGACTCGGATGATTTCTTCTCGGACTTTAAAGTGAGAAAGAGCACAACAAAGAATG CACAGAAGGATCTTCAGACTCCAAAGACATTGATgacttctggaaagaaaagcactCTCTGCCAAGAATTACAGTGTCCAGAGGCTTTAAGTGATACTGAAGATTCTGTCTTTGTAGAAGGTTCATGGCATGACTACCAAAAAGGGGGAGTGGAAGACTTAAAAGAGAGTTGGAGGTGCATAAAATTCCCACCTCCACAAAATCTGAAAGAGTTAATTTCCAGAGGCAATCCAGACTTGCTTGCTAGAAGGAAAGAAGCAAGCTGTGGAAAgagttcagaaaataaagtgCCAACTGTGGCACTGCAACAAAGTACAGAGGTAGAATCAGATAGCTCAGATGAGGAATTTGAATCATTAATAGAACGGATAAGGAAACGGAGTATAACCAGAAAACCAATCCTAAGCACAAGTAAAACTGTCTACCAGCCGAGCACAATAG AAAACATTAAGGCACCCTGCGAAGATGGTCAGCCCTTGAAAGGGGAGGGAGTCAAGACACCAAGGCCAAACTCCATTTCACTTCAAGAAACACCTTCCAGGGTAAGGGTTGCTGCAAGAATTCCTAGGAATGAATTGGTCAGTTGCTCACAGTcagcaaagacagagaaaag GCTCAGGGTGTGCTCAGTGCCTGGCTGTTTCTTGCAAGATCTCTCAAATCCGGCTTCCCACTATGTGAAGTATTTCAAGAAATATAAAGAGGAGCTGGCACAGAAGCTCTACTGTCTGTATAATAATACAATCTTTGAGCAGAAG ttaCCAGAGAAAATGGTGATAATCTGGaataagaaaatgagaaaaacagcaggATATTGTGTAACTGGGCAGACAGAAGGTCCTGAAGCAAAGCGTTATGCTCGCATAGAACTTTCTGAGAAAGTCTGTGACTCTGCAG ATCGTCTTCGAGACACGCTAGTTCATGAGGCTTGTCATGCAGCCACCTGGCTGATCAATGGTGTTCGTGATGGACATGGACGATTCTGGAGATTCTATGCCAATAAATCAGCTGTGATTCATCCAGAACTGCCAGTAGTAACACGATGCCACAGCTATGAGATTAATTACAGATTCATCTATGAGTGTGTTCTGTGCAAAGCTAC GACTGGACGTCATTCCAAGTCTCTAGACACAGAGCGCTTCATGTGTACGTTCTgtggggggcagctggtcctGAGTCAGCCCACTCGGAAGGATGGCACTCCTGCTAGGACACATCTAATGCCCTTTGCAAAGTATGTGAAAGAAAACTATGGACTTACTAAAAGAAAGCAGCATGGGCTGAGTCATGCAGAAGTCATGTGGAAACTCAGTGctgattttgctttaaaaactaGGCTTCAAAATTCCTTGTAG
- the GCNA gene encoding germ cell nuclear acidic protein isoform X1, protein MESAALEGAQGRSPLQQRRPQVPRGGESPAAATVPTQGQCRGRAGSGRGRRPGGGPSDSCDGGSCGSSASGGRSPARVAAGSQGRRGGSYALYFSSSSDDEFEMFLARMKTPKSVSKKADTSLKDLTDDSDDFFSDFKVRKSTTKNAQKDLQTPKTLMTSGKKSTLCQELQCPEALSDTEDSVFVEGSWHDYQKGGVEDLKESWRCIKFPPPQNLKELISRGNPDLLARRKEASCGKSSENKVPTVALQQSTEVESDSSDEEFESLIERIRKRSITRKPILSTSKTVYQPSTIENIKAPCEDGQPLKGEGVKTPRPNSISLQETPSRVRVAARIPRNELVSCSQSAKTEKRLRVCSVPGCFLQDLSNPASHYVKYFKKYKEELAQKLYCLYNNTIFEQKVQFQRTAVLTFYIFWDTQSPPLLPEKMVIIWNKKMRKTAGYCVTGQTEGPEAKRYARIELSEKVCDSADRLRDTLVHEACHAATWLINGVRDGHGRFWRFYANKSAVIHPELPVVTRCHSYEINYRFIYECVLCKATTGRHSKSLDTERFMCTFCGGQLVLSQPTRKDGTPARTHLMPFAKYVKENYGLTKRKQHGLSHAEVMWKLSADFALKTRLQNSL, encoded by the exons ATGGAGAGCGCCGCG CTcgagggggcacagggccgaTCGCCGCTGCAGCAGAGACGCCCGCAGGTTCCGCGGGGCGGGGagagccccgccgccgccaccgtcCCCACACAGGGCCAgtgccgggggcgggcgggaaGCGGGCGCGGGCGGCGTCCTGGCGGCGGGCCCTCAGACTCGTGCGATGGCGGCTCTTGCGGTAGTTCGGCTTCAGGTGGACGCAGCCCAGCGAGAGTGGCCGCAGGGAGCCAGGGCCGACGGGGCGGCAG CTATGCCCTGTACTTCTCTTCCAGCAGTGATGATGAATTTGAAATGT ttttaGCTAGAATGAAAACTCCCAAATCTGTTTCTAAAAAGGCAGACACAAG TTTGAAGGACTTAACTGATGACTCGGATGATTTCTTCTCGGACTTTAAAGTGAGAAAGAGCACAACAAAGAATG CACAGAAGGATCTTCAGACTCCAAAGACATTGATgacttctggaaagaaaagcactCTCTGCCAAGAATTACAGTGTCCAGAGGCTTTAAGTGATACTGAAGATTCTGTCTTTGTAGAAGGTTCATGGCATGACTACCAAAAAGGGGGAGTGGAAGACTTAAAAGAGAGTTGGAGGTGCATAAAATTCCCACCTCCACAAAATCTGAAAGAGTTAATTTCCAGAGGCAATCCAGACTTGCTTGCTAGAAGGAAAGAAGCAAGCTGTGGAAAgagttcagaaaataaagtgCCAACTGTGGCACTGCAACAAAGTACAGAGGTAGAATCAGATAGCTCAGATGAGGAATTTGAATCATTAATAGAACGGATAAGGAAACGGAGTATAACCAGAAAACCAATCCTAAGCACAAGTAAAACTGTCTACCAGCCGAGCACAATAG AAAACATTAAGGCACCCTGCGAAGATGGTCAGCCCTTGAAAGGGGAGGGAGTCAAGACACCAAGGCCAAACTCCATTTCACTTCAAGAAACACCTTCCAGGGTAAGGGTTGCTGCAAGAATTCCTAGGAATGAATTGGTCAGTTGCTCACAGTcagcaaagacagagaaaag GCTCAGGGTGTGCTCAGTGCCTGGCTGTTTCTTGCAAGATCTCTCAAATCCGGCTTCCCACTATGTGAAGTATTTCAAGAAATATAAAGAGGAGCTGGCACAGAAGCTCTACTGTCTGTATAATAATACAATCTTTGAGCAGAAG GTTCAATTTCAGAGAACTGCTGTCTTGACCTTTTACATCTTCTGGGATACTCAAAGCCCTCCTCTG ttaCCAGAGAAAATGGTGATAATCTGGaataagaaaatgagaaaaacagcaggATATTGTGTAACTGGGCAGACAGAAGGTCCTGAAGCAAAGCGTTATGCTCGCATAGAACTTTCTGAGAAAGTCTGTGACTCTGCAG ATCGTCTTCGAGACACGCTAGTTCATGAGGCTTGTCATGCAGCCACCTGGCTGATCAATGGTGTTCGTGATGGACATGGACGATTCTGGAGATTCTATGCCAATAAATCAGCTGTGATTCATCCAGAACTGCCAGTAGTAACACGATGCCACAGCTATGAGATTAATTACAGATTCATCTATGAGTGTGTTCTGTGCAAAGCTAC GACTGGACGTCATTCCAAGTCTCTAGACACAGAGCGCTTCATGTGTACGTTCTgtggggggcagctggtcctGAGTCAGCCCACTCGGAAGGATGGCACTCCTGCTAGGACACATCTAATGCCCTTTGCAAAGTATGTGAAAGAAAACTATGGACTTACTAAAAGAAAGCAGCATGGGCTGAGTCATGCAGAAGTCATGTGGAAACTCAGTGctgattttgctttaaaaactaGGCTTCAAAATTCCTTGTAG